The proteins below are encoded in one region of Reichenbachiella sp. 5M10:
- the gyrB gene encoding DNA topoisomerase (ATP-hydrolyzing) subunit B, with the protein MSEENKTPKGDYSASNITVLEGLEAVRKRPAMYIGDVGIKGLHHMIWEVVDNSIDEALAGHCDTINVTIKPDNSILVTDNGRGIPTDYHEKEKKSALEVVMTVLHAGGKFDKDTYKVSGGLHGVGVSCVNALSTMLEVTVHRGGKIFQQEYSCGIPKYDVKEIGTTDITGTHVHFMPDKSIFTISEYKYETVATRLRELSFLNAGITVLLTDERETEEDGSFKSDTFHSEGGLVEFVEYLDSSREKLIPTPIYMEGEKGEIPVQVALTYNTSYTENVVSYVNNINTIEGGTHVAGFRRALTRTLKAYADKSGMLDKIKVDITGDDFREGLTAIISVKVAEPQFEGQTKTKLGNSDAMGAVDTSVSEILNNFLEENPKEAKMIVQKVILAAQARNAARKAREMVQRKNVLSGTGLPGKLADCSERDPAQCELYLVEGDSAGGSAKQGRDRKFQAILPLRGKILNVEKAQEHRIYDNDEIKNMITALGVKFGTDEDPKALNMEKLRYHKIIIMTDADIDGSHIRTLILTFFFRYMRSLIDNGYLYIALPPLYLLKKGKQERYAWSEEDRANVTSQMIGDSGKEDSVGVQRYKGLGEMNPEQLWTTTMNPEFRSLKKVTVDSAAEADHLFSVLMGDEVAPRREFIEKNAKYAKVDV; encoded by the coding sequence ATGAGCGAAGAAAACAAAACACCAAAAGGAGATTATTCGGCAAGTAATATTACGGTCCTCGAAGGATTAGAAGCCGTAAGAAAACGACCAGCCATGTACATCGGTGATGTCGGGATCAAAGGACTACACCACATGATTTGGGAGGTCGTTGACAACTCAATCGATGAAGCACTCGCAGGACACTGTGACACCATCAATGTCACCATCAAGCCAGACAACTCCATCCTCGTCACTGACAACGGTAGAGGGATACCTACCGACTACCACGAAAAAGAAAAAAAATCGGCTCTAGAAGTCGTCATGACCGTCCTTCATGCTGGAGGTAAGTTTGACAAAGACACTTACAAAGTATCGGGAGGTCTACACGGTGTAGGGGTATCCTGTGTCAATGCACTATCTACAATGCTCGAAGTGACTGTCCATAGAGGCGGCAAGATCTTTCAACAAGAATACTCTTGTGGTATACCCAAATATGATGTCAAAGAAATCGGCACCACGGATATCACAGGTACGCATGTCCACTTCATGCCTGACAAGAGTATCTTTACCATATCAGAATACAAATACGAAACAGTAGCTACGCGACTCAGAGAGCTTTCTTTCCTCAATGCAGGAATCACCGTCTTGCTAACTGACGAAAGAGAAACAGAAGAAGACGGCAGTTTCAAAAGCGACACATTCCACTCAGAAGGTGGTCTCGTGGAGTTCGTAGAATACCTCGATAGCTCTAGAGAAAAACTCATCCCTACTCCAATCTATATGGAAGGAGAAAAGGGCGAAATCCCCGTACAAGTAGCGCTGACATACAACACGTCGTACACCGAAAATGTCGTATCCTACGTCAACAACATCAACACCATCGAAGGAGGAACACACGTCGCGGGATTCAGACGAGCCCTGACGCGTACACTCAAAGCCTACGCGGACAAATCGGGCATGCTAGACAAAATAAAAGTTGACATTACAGGTGACGACTTTAGAGAAGGATTGACTGCCATCATCTCAGTCAAAGTAGCTGAGCCGCAGTTCGAAGGACAAACCAAAACCAAACTAGGTAACTCAGACGCTATGGGTGCCGTCGACACCAGTGTCAGTGAGATTCTAAACAACTTTCTCGAAGAGAACCCTAAAGAAGCAAAGATGATCGTACAAAAGGTCATCCTAGCCGCTCAAGCTCGAAACGCTGCGCGAAAAGCACGAGAGATGGTTCAAAGAAAAAACGTCCTGTCTGGCACCGGACTCCCAGGAAAACTAGCCGATTGCTCCGAGCGCGATCCAGCCCAGTGCGAACTCTATCTGGTAGAGGGAGACTCGGCAGGAGGATCTGCCAAGCAGGGGCGTGACCGCAAATTCCAAGCGATCTTACCTCTCCGAGGAAAAATACTCAACGTAGAAAAAGCACAAGAACACCGCATCTACGACAATGATGAGATCAAAAACATGATCACAGCCCTTGGCGTCAAGTTTGGTACCGACGAAGACCCTAAGGCTCTCAACATGGAAAAACTGAGATACCACAAGATCATCATCATGACAGATGCGGATATCGATGGTAGTCACATTCGTACTTTGATCTTGACCTTCTTTTTCCGATACATGAGATCTTTGATAGACAATGGCTACCTCTACATCGCTTTGCCTCCTCTGTACCTACTCAAAAAAGGCAAACAAGAACGCTACGCTTGGTCAGAAGAAGACAGAGCCAACGTCACCTCGCAAATGATCGGTGATTCTGGCAAAGAAGATTCTGTGGGTGTACAGCGCTACAAAGGTCTTGGAGAGATGAACCCAGAACAGCTCTGGACTACCACGATGAACCCAGAGTTTCGTAGTTTGAAGAAAGTAACTGTAGACTCAGCTGCAGAAGCGGACCACTTATTCTCCGTACTGATGGGAGATGAAGTCGCTCCGAGAAGAGAGTTTATAGAGAAAAATGCCAAATACGCTAAAGTCGATGTGTAA
- a CDS encoding peptidyl-prolyl cis-trans isomerase, whose translation MKKVISYIFAIALGAIAMLIYMHKPPKTKKEPIYVDNNSLYYHAKFRYNTQRDEYERKLDSISEDVLQKVIQDYVWDEALYREALRKGLGDQDSIVRAWLIQKMEIMVQGLAYVPVELSDEELKEHYDSNLNDYYIEPTLSFAHVYFDQNNKNLQDALYKSRLEREDLNQNDIPFDEAHGRGDTFKYHTYYNKRTLSYIDHHFGEGFAEQLQNQGLSNQHWVGPFQSNKGYHVIMLVDRGSGRQPTFEEVKDSVKADVHGMHLEKLKTAAIQDIIDSYEVIIDPNIR comes from the coding sequence ATGAAAAAAGTCATTTCCTACATTTTCGCAATAGCCCTAGGCGCCATAGCCATGTTGATATACATGCACAAGCCTCCCAAAACAAAAAAAGAGCCTATTTATGTAGACAACAATTCGCTGTATTACCATGCCAAATTCAGATACAACACCCAGCGGGATGAGTACGAAAGAAAGCTAGACAGCATCAGTGAGGATGTCTTGCAAAAGGTAATCCAAGACTATGTATGGGACGAGGCTCTTTATAGAGAAGCTCTACGAAAAGGACTAGGAGACCAAGACTCTATTGTACGCGCCTGGCTCATCCAAAAAATGGAAATCATGGTACAAGGCCTTGCTTATGTACCCGTAGAACTAAGCGACGAAGAGCTCAAGGAACATTATGACAGCAACTTGAATGACTACTACATCGAGCCTACGCTGAGCTTTGCACACGTGTATTTCGACCAAAACAACAAGAACCTACAGGATGCATTGTACAAATCAAGACTGGAAAGAGAAGATCTGAATCAAAACGACATCCCTTTTGACGAGGCGCATGGCAGAGGTGACACCTTTAAGTACCACACCTATTACAACAAGCGCACACTCTCCTACATCGATCATCATTTCGGAGAGGGTTTTGCCGAGCAACTTCAAAACCAAGGCCTTTCCAACCAACACTGGGTAGGGCCCTTTCAATCCAACAAAGGCTACCATGTCATCATGCTTGTAGATCGAGGCAGTGGACGCCAACCTACATTCGAAGAAGTCAAAGACAGCGTCAAAGCCGACGTACATGGCATGCATTTAGAAAAACTCAAAACGGCCGCTATCCAAGACATCATTGACTCCTATGAGGTCATCATAGACCCGAACATTCGCTAA
- a CDS encoding DUF423 domain-containing protein translates to MAILTIVIGAFGAHGLQFVLEANDSVAIFETAVRYQGTHALGILILGVMTAEFDRKWLKLAEVFFLTGILFFSGSLYVLSVTGMKFLGAITPIGGVCLIAGWVMMITSLKKKKS, encoded by the coding sequence ATGGCGATACTGACTATTGTCATTGGGGCTTTTGGAGCACATGGGTTACAATTTGTATTGGAAGCGAATGATTCGGTTGCCATATTTGAAACGGCCGTACGCTATCAGGGAACGCACGCTCTCGGTATTTTGATACTGGGCGTGATGACTGCTGAGTTTGATCGCAAATGGCTCAAACTTGCCGAGGTGTTTTTTTTGACGGGTATTCTGTTTTTTAGCGGGTCATTGTATGTGTTGAGTGTGACAGGGATGAAATTCCTTGGAGCGATCACACCTATAGGAGGGGTTTGCCTGATCGCTGGGTGGGTCATGATGATCACATCACTCAAAAAGAAAAAATCTTAA